From a single Pempheris klunzingeri isolate RE-2024b chromosome 2, fPemKlu1.hap1, whole genome shotgun sequence genomic region:
- the cdk18 gene encoding cyclin-dependent kinase 18: MNKMKNFKRRFSLSVPRTETIEENEFTEQINQLNIRHTQGLTPDRLGPPSQDVSPVSPEPTTPGAQSPSHLHYHSKAQHRRFSMEDVSKRMSLPMDIRLPPEFLKKLQLESENSPLCKPLSRMSRRASLSDIGFGKLETYVKLGKLGEGTYATVFKGRSKLTENLVALKEIRLEHEEGAPCTAIREVSLLKNLKHANIVTLHDIIHTDRCLTLVFEYLDSDLKQYLDNCGNLMSMHNVKIFMFQLLRGLSYCHKRKILHRDLKPQNLLINDRGELKLADFGLARAKSVPTKTYSNEVVTLWYRPPDVLLGSTEYSTPIDMWGVGCILYEMATGRPMFPGATVKEELHLVFRLIGTPTEETWPGISSNEEFRSYLFPQYKPQALINHVPRLDTEGMDLLSALLLYDTRSRISSEAALRHPYFLSLGDNIHNLADTASVFSLREVQLQKDPGHRSSVFQPLGRGKNRRQSIF; the protein is encoded by the exons ATGAACAAGATGAAGAACTTCAAAAGgcgtttctctctttctgttcctcGCACCGAGACCATTGAGGAGAATGAATTCACTGAGCAGATCAACCAGCTCAATATACGGCACACTCAGG GCCTTACTCCAGACAGGCTGGGTCCTCCATCTCAAGATGTGAGCCCGGTGAGCCCTGAGCCAACAACACCAGGAGCTCAGTCTCCGTCCCACCTCCACTATCACAGCAAGGCCCAGCACAGACGCTTCTCCATGGAG GATGTCAGTAAACGCATGTCTCTGCCCATGGACATCCGCCTGCCTCCAGAGTTTCTGAAGAAACTGCAGCTGGAGAGTGAAAACTCACCGCTGTGTAAACCTCTGAGCCGCATGTCTCGACGTGCTTCACTG TCTGACATAGGCTTTGGGAAACTGGAGACATACGTGAAGCTGGGCAAACTGGGAGAG ggGACATATGCCACAGTGTTCAAAGGGAGAAGCAAACTAACAGAGAACTTGGTGGCGTTGAAGGAGATTCGGCTGGAGCATGAGGAGGGAGCACCGTGCACGGCTATCAGAGAGg TGTCTTTACTGAAGAACCTGAAACACGCCAACATCGTCACGCTGCATGACATCATCCACACTGACCGCTGCCTCACTCTGGTGTTCGAGTATCTT GACAGTGACCTCAAACAGTATTTGGACAACTGTGGGAATCTCATGAGCATGCATAACGTCAAG ATCTTCATGTTCCAGCTGCTGCGCGGTCTGTCCTACTGTCACAAGAGGAAAATCCTCCACAGAGACCTAAAGCCTCAGAACCTGCTCATCAACGACAGGGGCGAGCTCAAACTGGCTGACTTCG GTCTGGCAAGGGCCAAGTCCGTCCCCACTAAGACCTACTCCAATGAGGTGGTAACTTTATGGTATCGGCCCCCTGATGTGCTGCTGGGCTCCACAGAATACTCCACACCCATCGACATGTG GGGTGTGGGCTGCATCCTGTACGAGATGGCAACAGGTCGTCCCATGTTTCCTGGTGCCACAGTGAAGGAGGAGCTACACTTAGTTTTTAGGCTCATTG GCACTCCAACAGAAGAGACTTGGCCTGGTATCAGCAGCAATGAGGAGTTTAGGTCCTACCTCTTTCCTCAATACAAACCTCAAGCTCTCATCAACCACGTGCCCAG GTTGGACACAGAGGGTATGGACCTGCTGTCTGCGCTGCTGCTG TACGACACCAGGAGCAGAATCTCCTCTGAAGCTGCTCTACGACACCCCTACTTCCTGAGTCTGGGTGACAACATACACAATTTGGCAGACA ctgcttcagtgtttTCCCTCAGAGAGGTGCAGCTCCAGAAGGACCCAGGCCACCGCAGCTCAGTGTTTCAGCCTTTAG GTCGAGGAAAGAACCGTAGACAAAGCATCTTCTAG